A genomic region of Rhodospirillaceae bacterium contains the following coding sequences:
- the trmD gene encoding tRNA (guanosine(37)-N1)-methyltransferase TrmD: MTAKAQEATWKATVLTLFPEMFPGPLGHSLAGQALDDGRWRLETVDIRDFARDKHRTVDDTPFGGGPGMVMRPDVVDAAIGAAKDKADNVPLIYLSPRGRPADQERVRELADGPGMTVLCGRFEGVDARVLEAHDVEEISLGDFVLSGGEPAAIALIDACVRLLPGVIGSDKSLEEESFNRGLLEYPHFTRPQNWDGRAVPEVLLSGHHEKIRAWRLAEAEAATRKRRPDLWSRYTAE, translated from the coding sequence ATGACGGCTAAAGCGCAGGAGGCCACGTGGAAGGCGACAGTGCTAACGTTGTTCCCGGAAATGTTTCCAGGACCGTTAGGCCATTCGCTCGCGGGTCAAGCGCTTGACGACGGTCGTTGGAGGCTGGAAACGGTGGACATTCGGGACTTTGCACGCGATAAACACCGCACTGTGGACGACACGCCTTTCGGCGGTGGCCCTGGGATGGTGATGCGACCCGACGTGGTAGACGCGGCGATTGGTGCGGCTAAAGATAAAGCGGATAACGTTCCGCTCATTTATCTGTCGCCCCGTGGTCGTCCGGCTGATCAGGAACGGGTCCGGGAACTGGCAGACGGTCCTGGTATGACTGTTCTGTGTGGCCGCTTTGAAGGGGTAGATGCCCGGGTCCTGGAGGCACATGACGTGGAAGAAATCAGCTTAGGCGATTTTGTCCTGTCCGGCGGCGAGCCCGCAGCGATTGCGCTGATTGATGCCTGTGTGCGCTTGCTGCCCGGTGTGATCGGCAGCGATAAGTCGCTGGAGGAAGAGAGTTTTAATCGGGGGTTATTGGAATATCCCCACTTTACCCGGCCCCAAAATTGGGATGGCCGGGCTGTGCCAGAGGTTCTTTTATCCGGGCACCACGAAAAAATTCGCGCGTGGCGATTGGCGGAAGCCGAAGCCGCGACAAGGAAACGGCGGCCCGATCTATGGAGCAGGTATACCGCTGAATAG
- the rplS gene encoding 50S ribosomal protein L19 encodes MNIIEEIEKEQLAKLTGERPVPEFAAGDTVKVNVKVVEGTRERIQVYEGVCIARKNSGLNSSFTVRKLSYGEGVERVFPLYSPSIDSIDVVRRGDVRRAKLYYLRGRTGKSARIAEKTDGYSGKLTQQDLATAAEAKAQSKGKSSKGKKGKKKAAAKEEAAPETAATE; translated from the coding sequence ATGAATATAATTGAAGAAATCGAAAAAGAACAACTGGCGAAACTCACCGGTGAACGGCCTGTGCCAGAATTTGCTGCAGGTGACACGGTTAAAGTGAACGTCAAGGTCGTCGAAGGGACCCGCGAGCGTATTCAGGTCTATGAAGGGGTTTGCATCGCGCGCAAAAACTCTGGGCTGAATTCTTCGTTTACGGTTCGTAAGCTGAGCTATGGCGAAGGTGTCGAGCGGGTCTTCCCGCTTTATTCCCCATCCATCGACAGCATTGATGTTGTACGCCGGGGTGATGTGCGCCGGGCGAAGCTATATTATCTTCGGGGCCGTACTGGTAAGTCTGCTCGGATCGCTGAGAAGACTGATGGTTATTCTGGTAAGCTGACCCAACAGGACCTAGCCACAGCGGCTGAAGCCAAGGCTCAGAGCAAGGGCAAGTCTTCGAAGGGTAAGAAGGGTAAGAAAAAAGCTGCGGCTAAAGAAGAAGCGGCGCCAGAAACTGCAGCTACAGAGTAG